DNA from Campylobacter concisus:
AGAGAGATATTTCTCTTTTTATTGACTCAACCCTCCTAGAAGCAAAAATAATGTCCCTAACCCCACCAGAGGGATATCCTAATGCTCCATACTACAATACACCAGAAGAGCTAACAAGACTATATGAGGCTGGTAAATTAGATAAAAAGCTAAATCCTCTAACACCAGTGATGTATAGAGATAGCTTCCCTGAAGATCTTAGGCAAAAGATATTATCTTACGCTAAAGAGCATAATATAAAGGATTAGCGATTTAACATCAAGCAAGTAGATTATGGTTTATAGAAGGAAGCATACATTCATATAAACCATATGTCTAATAGCATACCATTTCAACTTTTGCTTTTAAAACACTAGCGTTTATGTTTGTGGCATATGTTCCAAGTAAAATTTTATATTGTTTCTCATGTCCTACTATTTGAGCTATGATGTTTGGCTCTACTTCTTGTTGGACAAGCGTATCTATAAAATAGTGCCTAAACGAGTAAAAAGTCTTTTGTTTGTCGCTGCTTATTAGCTTTCGTTGTATTTGTGATCTAAAAATTTCTGAAAAGTCTTTGTTACTTACTTTGAAGATGCTTTTATTTGCACTAGCTCTTTGTTTTATAAACTCCATTAGTCCAAGCTCTATTAGCTTGCTATGAACTGGCACAAGCCTTATGGAGTTTATGTTTTTGGTGCTCTTGCCATCATCTCTATTTATGCTAAAGCAAAGCACATTATTGTGCTGCACAATGTCACGTGCTCTTAGCTGAACTATTTCGTTTATCCTCATGCCACTATATGCTGCTATCATGGTTATATAGTATAGATCATTTGCGCTTATGCGATTGCTTGGTGACTTGTTGGTCTCTTTAAAATTTTAGACTATTTTAAAGATAGTATTAGCCTCTTCTTTACTATAAGGTAGCACCTTACGCTCCATTGGATTTATCTCTACTTTTACGTTTAGGTCATTTATGATGCTCTTACTTATGTAGTCGCTGTTATAGCAATACTTAAAGAACTGCACTACTCTTATCATATATTTTTGTATGGTTACTTGTGATAGCTTGGCATCATTTTTGCCTATGCGTATTATCTGCTCTAAGCTTTTGTCTTTATATTTGGCTTTTTGGTTTAGCTTGGTTGGTATGAGAGCTAAAGTATTTCTAAATTTAAGTAGATCATCTCGTGATATGGTTGTGATATCTTTGTTCGGATGAAAAAATTTAAATAATATATTGCCTACAATATTTACCAGATCCATAGTGCTACTTGACCACTTTTGGCTAACGCTAGTATTAGCTGTAAAATTTTCAAATGCTGTTTTTAGTGTGATGATCTCCCTACTCTCTACCTTTCTTTTACTAGGAGAACATGGCACTATCTCGTATTCTTGGACTGCCTCATCGTTTAAACTACCCATGCCAAAGCTACTATCTCCTACTTTTATGCGCTTGCCTATTAGATGACTATTAGCAGATAGTATCTGCTCTGCACTTCTCTCATCACCTTTTGTTTTTACTAGCTTAAAAGGAGTGTTAAGTCCGTATTGTTGCTCGGCAGTTGCCATTATGGCATGTGAGAAATTTTTAGCTAGACTTTTGATATCTTCTTTTTTAAGAGGTAGCCCATTTGCTTCATCTAGAGCACTGATATTATCTTGGAAGCTATCTATACCAGTTGGCTCAAATTTATAACTTTCATCTTGTTTACTTAAGAATTTAAGTCTTTTAGACACAAGGTTTGCGCTCTTGTCAAGCTTTGATATTAGGTAGTTTAGGGACAATATATGTTTTTCAAGCAGGGTTTGAGCTATGCTGGCTTTATCATCTTGATCTATGGCTTTATATAGACTATTAGATAAAATTTTAGCCATGCTATTTAAAGTCTCATTACTTTTATTAAGTAAATCAGGAAAGCTATCATTTTTTAAAGCCTCTTTAAAATGCCTATTTAGCGCATCTGCAAAGTCAATATCTATCTTTTTATCATAAAGCGAATGCTCTTTTATGCTCTTATCGATCTTTGCCTGCATAAAGCTATCGACTAACGAATCTATAATTCCCTGATTTAGCTTCATATCCACTGCCTTTGTTATGAGATAAATATATCTATCATAAATTCTAGCAGATTTTCTGGCTTTTAATAAGGAATAAGTCCCCAAGGAGAAAGATAGCTCTCTTGAGCACTTTAAGACTTTTCTTGCATTTGGTGCGATGACGCTTCGGTAGTAATAAATTCCATTGCGGTTTTTTAGGTGTACCATGGATTTGTAGTGGAACAAAAGTGGGACACTTGACTAGTGCTTATTGGGAAAAGCTGTTTGTAATGGCGATGTAGCAAGGCCTTAAGCGATATTTAAAAATTTATCTCATAAGCCGGAGGTCGGGAGTTCAATTCTCCACCTTGACACCATAGATGCCCTACTTATCGATACTCTAACTGCCCTTTTTGCAGTTTCCATTTCTTTAAAATTTCCTAAAAGTATGGTACAGTTTTTTAAATTTTTGCAAAATGTTTTCGACAAATTTACCCTTTACTTTTTGTCAAATTTTCTATTATTAAAAGATTGGACAGCAAATATTTTAAAATTTATTATAAAGTCCTCTTTTTTACGCTTAGCAAAATTCTAACTCATATCTCATCTAAGCTTACTTTTACTGGTTTTTCACCACTTACTAGAGCAGTATCTACTGCCTTGCTTAGATGATACTCTTCTATTATCTCTGTCATCTTTTCATAGACAGCACTAGGCACTAGATATGCGCTAGGGACATTGTGGTTTAGTATAGCTACGACATTATCTCCAGCTTGTTTTAAAAATTTGAGCTGGAGACTTTTTTAGCTCGCTTATGCTAGCTGTGAAATTTGCTTGTATGGTTTGCATTTTTATCCTTGATTTAATACCTAAAATAATACTAAAAATTATAAAAATAGCCCAAAATTTTATAAATTCTATTTACCTTCTGGATTTAGCCCGTTTAGAATATAACCAACCTCTTTATCGCTTATGTCGCAGTGTAAGAATTCTTTATAAAATTTCTTTGTCTAAGCTTTAATATTGAATAAATTCTTGTCATCAGCCATGTGAAACACTTTTGGTCTATCTGATACAGTGATTTTTCAGTTTTGCTTAGTCTAATACCAATTTTAAAAGGAAAATGGTGTTTTAATTATACAAATTTACTTCACAAAAAACTCTTGTGCTAGCTTTTTATCTTCAGGCCTAATAATAAATTTCTCATTAGCGATGCTAACTTCAAATTCATCATCTTTGCTAGCTTTTGTATAAGCTAGTGCGAGCCTTGCAGCAAGCTCTTTGTCAGCTTTACTAGCGTTTTTGCTTATGAAGCTAACAGCTCCCACGATGTCATCGCTCTCTTTAAATTTCACTTGCTCAAATTTATCATTTGGATGGGCCAAAAGTGCGTTATTATCGCTCTCATCACGTCCTATTATCATTTTAGCACCCTCTACCAAGCGCAGATGCCTACCAAGCTTTAGCCACGTAACATCGATATCTCGCATCTCTTTATCAAATTTCAAGTAGTCTTTTATCTTTACTGCAAAGCTCTCGATCGTTAGCAAACACCCGCCTCCAGGCGTTGCAAAGTCCTCAAAGCCAAATTTCTTCGCCAAAGCAAGCTGCGGCTTTCTATCGCGCCCACTTATGTCAAGTAGCTTCTCTCTATCGACCCAGCCCTCGCGCTCTGGCTTAGTTGGTGGCAAGAGCTTAGCACACATCGGACGAAGCACTAGATCATCCTCGTCATCAGCTAGGCGCTTAACCTGAAAGAGTGCGTCTCTTCGCTGGCTCATCGGCCTTTGTCCTACGACTTCGCCTGTGATTATAAAATTTGCATTTTCGCTTTTTAGCATATTAAGAGCGGTTTTAAACATATATCCGTGGCAGTCGATGCAAGGGTTAAACTGCTTGCCGTAGCCGTATTTTGGGTTAAAAAGCACGTCACGAAGATACTCGTTTCTCATATCAACCACCTTTAGGCTAGCCCCAGCCAAGGCTGCACGGCGCCTTAAAACTTCGTGCTTCTCCTCATCCACGCCAAATCCAGTATCCATATAAAGTGCGACCACTTCGATATTTTGATCGCTTATTATTTTCATAGAGAGCATACTATCAAGCCCTCCGCTAAACAAAGCTAAAGCCTTCATTTTTGTCCCAAAAAGTAAAATTTAAAGCCTAAATTTACTAAATCTAGGCTTTTATGAAGTTTATTTAGTAGCGTTAATTACGATTTTTTTAATCACTTCGCTTGCGTCTTTTAGGCTGCTAACTGGCAAGTACTCGAAGATAGAGTGAAAGTTGTTTCCGCCTGTGAATAAATTTAGCGTTGGCACGCCCTTTGCAGAGATCGCAGCGCCGTCATATCCGCCTCGCATCGGCTTTATGTTTGGCGTGATATTTAGCTCGCTAAAGGCATCTTTTGCCAGTTTTATAGGCAGTGAGTTTTCGTCTTTTAAGAACTTAAAGACATTTTCATAGCGTGTTGTTAGCGTGATATCACAACGCTGCCCATAAATTTTGTTAAAAGAATTTGCCATATCACTTAAAAACTCAAGCCTTTTTTGAAATTTCACCTCATCAAATTCTCTTATGTCGATCTTGAGCGTCGTCTTTGCGCTGTTTCCGCTAAGCTCTTTCACCCAGAAATAGCCCTCTTTGCCCTCGGTGCACTCTGGCACTTCGCCGCCTGGTAATAGCGAGATAAATTTATGCGCTAAAAGTAGCGAATTTACAAGCTTGCCCTTTGCGTTCATCGGATGAGCCGAAACGCCTTTAAAGACCATCGTGCAGTCAGCCGCGTTCCAGTTTTCGTATATTAGCTCGCCTCTCTCGCAACAGTCTAAGCAGTAGCCAAAGTCGGCTCCAAGCAAATTTACATCAAGCGCCTTTGCACCAAGCAAGCCCTGCTCCTCATCAGGCACGAAGCAGATCACGATCTTGCCATGCTTTACATCAGGATTTTGCATGAAAAAGATAGCCATATTTACGATACTAGCGATCGCCGCCTTATCGTCAGCGCCAAGCAAGCTAGTGCCGTCAGTAACGACTATGTCGTCACCAACGTATTTTTTAAGCTCTGGATTGTCGCTAAATTTAAGATAAATTCCCTGCTCTTCGTTTAGACAGATGTCGCCGCCTGTGTATTTTACTATCTTAGCTTTTGTATCGTTTTTTTGCTCGCTACTTGTATCTAAGTGTGCAAAAAAGGCGATACTTGGGGCATTTTCGCAGTTTGCAGGAATTTTTGCTATCAAGATAGCATTATCTTGCAAAATGATATCTTTTATGCCAAGCGAGCTAAGCTCATCTTTTATAAAAAGAGCCAGCTCATACTCGGTTGGATTAGAAGGCATGATACCTTTTAATCCATTCTCTTTATTTGTCGTGGTGTTAAATTTCGTATAGTTTATAAATCTCTCTACGATATCCATCTTTCATCCTTTAGATGACGAAAAATGCGATCGCCACAACAGAGAGAAACATTCCTAAAAATGTTCTTTTTGCAAGCTCGACTGGGCTAACCATAGCGATACCAGCACAAACGATAGCAGCACCAGCGATCGGAGAAGCTGAACGTCCAAGTGAGCCAGCTATTGCTGCAGCCATACCAAGCTTATCTTGCTCA
Protein-coding regions in this window:
- a CDS encoding site-specific integrase, translating into MSANDLYYITMIAAYSGMRINEIVQLRARDIVQHNNVLCFSINRDDGKSTKNINSIRLVPVHSKLIELGLMEFIKQRASANKSIFKVSNKDFSEIFRSQIQRKLISSDKQKTFYSFRHYFIDTLVQQEVEPNIIAQIVGHEKQYKILLGTYATNINASVLKAKVEMVCY
- a CDS encoding argininosuccinate synthase domain-containing protein; this encodes MKALALFSGGLDSMLSMKIISDQNIEVVALYMDTGFGVDEEKHEVLRRRAALAGASLKVVDMRNEYLRDVLFNPKYGYGKQFNPCIDCHGYMFKTALNMLKSENANFIITGEVVGQRPMSQRRDALFQVKRLADDEDDLVLRPMCAKLLPPTKPEREGWVDREKLLDISGRDRKPQLALAKKFGFEDFATPGGGCLLTIESFAVKIKDYLKFDKEMRDIDVTWLKLGRHLRLVEGAKMIIGRDESDNNALLAHPNDKFEQVKFKESDDIVGAVSFISKNASKADKELAARLALAYTKASKDDEFEVSIANEKFIIRPEDKKLAQEFFVK
- the pepT gene encoding peptidase T codes for the protein MDIVERFINYTKFNTTTNKENGLKGIMPSNPTEYELALFIKDELSSLGIKDIILQDNAILIAKIPANCENAPSIAFFAHLDTSSEQKNDTKAKIVKYTGGDICLNEEQGIYLKFSDNPELKKYVGDDIVVTDGTSLLGADDKAAIASIVNMAIFFMQNPDVKHGKIVICFVPDEEQGLLGAKALDVNLLGADFGYCLDCCERGELIYENWNAADCTMVFKGVSAHPMNAKGKLVNSLLLAHKFISLLPGGEVPECTEGKEGYFWVKELSGNSAKTTLKIDIREFDEVKFQKRLEFLSDMANSFNKIYGQRCDITLTTRYENVFKFLKDENSLPIKLAKDAFSELNITPNIKPMRGGYDGAAISAKGVPTLNLFTGGNNFHSIFEYLPVSSLKDASEVIKKIVINATK